One Stenotrophomonas oahuensis genomic region harbors:
- a CDS encoding penicillin-binding protein 1A translates to MTRFRRWLRWLLVAFLVLALIGAAVAGGLYYAISSKLPDVQALRDIEMQEPMYVYASDGQLMAVFGESRRIPITMKDVPERLKQAFLATEDARFYEHGGVDYKGIARAVWLLATTNDKRVPGGSTITQQVARQFFLSSEYSYTRKLAEILLARKIEQELSKDEIFELYLNKSFFGNRAYGVAAAAQFYYGKELKDLSLDEMASLAGIPKFPSSGNPISNPERARERRDYYVLQRMANLGFISQAEADAAKAVPMHASAHEPPVQVEAPYVAELVRQEMIARFGGDVVNKGYHVTTTINAEMQTAANLAVRDGLLTYDHRHGWHGVEKQVQLGAGDDAATLATHLRWMASQSGLLPAIVSGTAADGSATVVLANRTEITLPASAAKWTNKTPAKLVQRGDIVRVRAGAKEGEWLLDQIPRGQSALVSLDAENGALKALVGGFSFSGNKFNRATQARRQPGSSFKPFVYAAAFDKGFNPASIVLDAPVVFRERGGKTWQPQNDGGGFRGPMRLREALVQSRNLVSVRLLDGMGVDYARKYISEFGFAEAELPPNLSMSLGTASLTPLSIARGYAVFANGGSRVDTWLIDQVSDRDGNLVFKENPALACRDCAGTSSGAPVSQVVDGFNFGAAPSATAPATAAAPKPAEPAAPVNPDARVAPRAIDARTAYQLVSMMRDVVQRGTGTAAKVLGREDVGGKTGSTNDHRDAWFSGFGGRYVTTVWVGRDDFRSLGYREYGGRAALPIWIDYMRVALKDTPIMQNEPPQGMVQATLNGATEWVKVEDMEKLEEYDFNSQIPQADDAAFDIF, encoded by the coding sequence ATGACACGCTTTCGCCGCTGGCTGCGCTGGTTGCTGGTCGCCTTCCTGGTCCTGGCACTGATCGGCGCTGCCGTCGCAGGTGGCCTGTACTACGCCATTTCCTCCAAATTGCCGGACGTTCAGGCCCTGCGCGACATCGAGATGCAGGAGCCCATGTACGTCTACGCCAGTGACGGCCAGCTGATGGCCGTGTTTGGCGAGTCCCGGCGCATCCCGATCACCATGAAGGACGTCCCGGAGCGCCTGAAGCAGGCCTTCCTGGCCACCGAGGACGCCCGCTTCTACGAGCACGGAGGGGTGGACTACAAGGGCATTGCCCGCGCGGTCTGGCTGCTGGCCACGACCAACGACAAGCGCGTGCCGGGTGGGTCGACCATCACCCAGCAGGTGGCCCGTCAGTTCTTCCTCAGCTCCGAGTACAGCTACACCCGCAAGCTGGCCGAGATCCTGCTGGCGCGCAAGATCGAGCAGGAACTGAGCAAGGACGAGATCTTCGAGCTGTACCTGAACAAGAGCTTCTTCGGCAACCGCGCCTACGGCGTGGCCGCGGCGGCGCAGTTCTACTACGGCAAGGAGCTGAAGGACCTGAGCCTGGATGAAATGGCCTCGCTGGCCGGCATCCCCAAGTTCCCGTCCAGCGGCAACCCGATCAGCAATCCGGAACGCGCCCGCGAGCGCCGCGACTATTACGTACTGCAGCGTATGGCCAACTTGGGCTTCATCTCCCAGGCCGAGGCCGATGCGGCCAAGGCAGTGCCGATGCACGCCAGCGCGCATGAGCCGCCGGTGCAGGTGGAAGCGCCCTACGTGGCCGAGCTGGTCCGCCAGGAAATGATTGCCCGCTTTGGCGGCGACGTGGTCAACAAGGGCTACCACGTCACCACCACCATCAATGCGGAGATGCAGACCGCAGCCAATCTGGCCGTGCGCGATGGTCTGCTGACCTACGACCACCGCCATGGCTGGCACGGCGTGGAGAAGCAGGTGCAGCTCGGTGCCGGGGACGATGCCGCCACGTTGGCGACACATCTGCGCTGGATGGCGTCGCAATCGGGCCTGCTGCCGGCGATCGTGTCGGGTACCGCCGCCGATGGCAGTGCCACGGTGGTGCTGGCCAACCGCACCGAGATCACCCTGCCCGCCTCGGCGGCGAAGTGGACCAACAAGACCCCGGCCAAGCTGGTGCAGCGCGGCGACATCGTGCGCGTGCGCGCCGGTGCCAAGGAAGGTGAGTGGCTGCTGGACCAGATTCCGCGCGGGCAGTCAGCGCTGGTCTCGCTGGACGCTGAAAACGGTGCCTTGAAGGCACTGGTGGGCGGCTTCAGCTTCTCCGGCAACAAGTTCAACCGTGCCACCCAGGCGCGCCGCCAGCCGGGTTCGAGCTTCAAGCCGTTTGTGTACGCGGCGGCGTTCGACAAGGGCTTCAACCCCGCCTCGATCGTGCTGGACGCCCCGGTGGTGTTCCGCGAGCGCGGTGGCAAGACCTGGCAGCCGCAGAACGACGGCGGCGGCTTCCGTGGCCCGATGCGGCTGCGCGAAGCGCTGGTGCAGTCGCGCAACCTGGTGTCGGTGCGCCTGCTGGATGGCATGGGCGTGGACTACGCACGCAAGTACATCAGCGAGTTCGGCTTTGCCGAAGCCGAACTGCCGCCGAACCTGTCGATGTCGCTCGGCACGGCGTCGCTGACCCCGCTTTCGATCGCACGCGGCTACGCCGTGTTCGCCAACGGCGGCTCGCGGGTGGACACCTGGTTGATCGACCAGGTCAGCGACCGCGACGGCAACCTGGTGTTCAAGGAAAACCCGGCCCTGGCCTGCCGCGACTGCGCCGGCACCAGCAGCGGCGCACCGGTGAGCCAGGTGGTGGACGGCTTCAACTTTGGTGCGGCACCTTCCGCAACCGCGCCTGCAACCGCAGCGGCACCGAAGCCGGCCGAGCCGGCGGCACCGGTCAATCCGGATGCCCGCGTGGCTCCTCGTGCGATTGACGCACGCACGGCCTACCAGCTGGTGTCGATGATGCGCGACGTGGTCCAGCGCGGTACGGGCACGGCGGCGAAGGTGCTGGGCCGCGAGGACGTGGGCGGCAAGACCGGTTCGACCAACGACCACCGCGACGCGTGGTTCTCCGGCTTCGGTGGCCGTTACGTGACCACCGTATGGGTGGGCCGTGACGACTTCCGTTCGCTGGGCTATCGCGAGTACGGCGGCCGCGCGGCACTGCCGATCTGGATCGACTACATGCGCGTGGCGTTGAAGGACACCCCGATCATGCAGAACGAACCGCCGCAGGGCATGGTCCAGGCCACGCTGAACGGTGCCACGGAGTGGGTCAAGGTCGAGGACATGGAGAAGCTCGAGGAATACGACTTCAACAGCCAGATCCCGCAGGCCGACGACGCCGCCTTCGACATCTTCTGA
- a CDS encoding YadA-like family protein produces MKLIIPTLSALVLLFHADTAHPAANADPEFAERADDVAEAQSMPSSTLPQASAGALAGGLALGVGAASALRRDRGTGAASTPQDMSPQVSANGTQIARNRDDIATLREALAGVFPEGDDLLRFAPDQTVRLRGARLVGMGDGMITPDSREGINGAQLYATHARIRPLEHAALYARVGADAESRPAQAAHLGSAYGSDARAQGNGSTALGAYTWAHGTNSVAIGRGAYVQQHAADGFALGARARVSAENGLAIGASTQVWEDGYNSVAIGYGSVATQPMEVSVGGQGMRRRIVHVMPGTAPDDVVTVRQLNRLAGLLGAGEVDAAGQLQSHHYTVLGVRHDSVAGALTHLDEGLRGTQQALESATSTLNQRMDGLRAAAPDEAGARAPEAVVADVASAAPRATPSPDPLELPVDARAVEAAVNRSNAYTDQAVVGVEHRLNERIERVDRRLNRMAAMGGAQAAMAMNTAGLPTWNRLGAGVGHADGESALAVGYQRVLDRRAATTFSLNGAFSTGGERTLAMGFGVGW; encoded by the coding sequence ATGAAGCTGATCATCCCGACCCTGAGCGCGCTGGTGCTGCTGTTCCATGCCGATACGGCCCACCCGGCGGCGAACGCTGACCCTGAGTTTGCCGAGCGGGCAGATGACGTTGCGGAGGCGCAATCCATGCCCTCTTCGACACTGCCTCAAGCGAGCGCCGGCGCGCTGGCAGGGGGACTGGCGCTGGGTGTGGGCGCAGCCAGCGCACTGCGTCGGGATCGGGGCACGGGTGCTGCGTCTACGCCGCAGGACATGTCACCCCAGGTCAGCGCCAACGGAACTCAGATTGCCCGCAACCGCGACGACATCGCAACGCTGCGCGAGGCGCTGGCAGGGGTGTTTCCCGAAGGCGATGATCTGCTGCGGTTTGCACCCGACCAGACCGTGCGGCTGCGCGGCGCGCGCCTCGTTGGCATGGGCGACGGGATGATCACACCGGACAGCCGAGAGGGCATCAATGGCGCGCAGCTGTATGCCACCCATGCGCGGATCCGGCCGCTCGAACATGCGGCGTTGTACGCCCGGGTCGGAGCCGATGCAGAGAGTCGACCAGCGCAGGCCGCACACCTGGGCAGTGCGTATGGCAGCGACGCGCGTGCGCAGGGCAATGGTTCGACGGCGTTGGGGGCGTACACCTGGGCACACGGCACCAATTCGGTGGCGATTGGCCGTGGGGCCTATGTGCAGCAGCACGCCGCCGATGGCTTTGCGCTGGGTGCACGGGCCAGAGTGTCGGCCGAGAACGGCCTGGCCATCGGGGCCTCCACCCAGGTATGGGAAGACGGCTACAACAGCGTGGCCATCGGCTATGGCTCGGTGGCCACGCAGCCGATGGAAGTGTCGGTGGGCGGGCAGGGCATGCGCCGGCGCATCGTGCATGTCATGCCCGGCACCGCACCCGACGACGTCGTGACGGTGCGTCAGCTCAACCGCCTTGCCGGTCTGCTGGGCGCGGGCGAGGTCGATGCAGCAGGGCAGCTCCAGAGTCATCACTACACCGTGCTCGGCGTGCGACACGACAGCGTGGCGGGCGCATTGACCCACCTCGATGAAGGCTTGCGCGGCACCCAGCAGGCACTGGAAAGCGCGACCAGCACGCTCAACCAGCGGATGGACGGATTGCGGGCGGCAGCACCCGACGAGGCAGGTGCGCGCGCGCCGGAAGCCGTTGTCGCCGACGTGGCTTCCGCCGCGCCGCGCGCGACGCCGTCACCGGATCCGCTCGAACTGCCGGTCGACGCACGTGCGGTGGAGGCGGCCGTGAACCGCTCAAATGCCTACACCGACCAGGCTGTTGTTGGCGTCGAGCACCGTCTGAACGAGCGTATCGAGCGTGTGGATCGACGGCTCAACCGGATGGCGGCGATGGGCGGCGCGCAGGCGGCGATGGCGATGAACACCGCAGGGTTGCCGACCTGGAACCGGCTTGGGGCCGGGGTGGGACATGCCGATGGCGAGTCGGCGTTGGCGGTGGGCTACCAGCGCGTGCTGGACCGACGCGCCGCCACCACCTTCAGCCTCAACGGGGCGTTCAGTACGGGCGGCGAGCGTACTCTGGCGATGGGCTTCGGCGTGGGCTGGTGA
- a CDS encoding pilus assembly protein, translating to MLLRCLTALCLLLPVQAYANLDVHPMRIHVDAGKAAGVRVHSQSALPQYIRATVKRVLHPGTEREHEVDEAAGEAAAVAVMPSRFALAAGGSRLVRVIALDPVEQETALRVYFEAVPPLEEADAAEAPGAASATIGVSLVWGVLVNVLPPQGRAALEVQGDTLRNLGSLRLGVLKVEQCVAGDCQVHPVERSVYPGDQLPLPFQPRADARVNVYYRLSRDGYREHQQSLRPEPADNVAPVTDSPDLHEEAA from the coding sequence ATGCTGCTGCGTTGTCTGACCGCCCTGTGCCTGCTGCTGCCCGTGCAGGCGTACGCCAATCTGGATGTGCACCCCATGCGGATACACGTGGACGCCGGCAAAGCAGCCGGTGTGCGGGTGCACTCGCAGTCGGCGCTTCCGCAGTACATCCGGGCCACCGTCAAACGCGTGCTGCACCCCGGCACCGAACGCGAACACGAGGTCGATGAAGCGGCAGGCGAGGCGGCCGCCGTGGCGGTAATGCCCTCACGGTTCGCGTTGGCCGCTGGAGGCAGCCGTCTTGTGCGGGTGATCGCACTGGACCCGGTGGAGCAGGAAACCGCGTTGCGTGTCTACTTTGAAGCGGTGCCACCGCTGGAGGAAGCCGATGCGGCAGAAGCGCCGGGTGCCGCCAGCGCCACCATCGGCGTCAGCCTGGTCTGGGGAGTACTCGTCAATGTGCTGCCGCCACAGGGGCGTGCCGCTCTGGAGGTACAGGGCGACACCCTGCGCAACCTGGGCAGCCTGCGCCTGGGCGTGTTGAAGGTAGAGCAGTGCGTGGCGGGAGACTGCCAGGTGCACCCCGTCGAACGCAGCGTCTACCCGGGTGACCAGCTGCCATTGCCATTCCAGCCGCGCGCAGATGCGCGCGTGAACGTGTACTACCGGCTCAGCCGCGATGGCTATCGCGAGCATCAGCAGAGCCTGCGTCCGGAGCCGGCTGACAACGTTGCGCCGGTGACCGACTCCCCCGATCTGCATGAGGAAGCTGCATGA
- a CDS encoding CfaE/CblD family pilus tip adhesin, giving the protein MSGRAGVLLLMLLLPAWALAQRPPVTVPPGGITTVSLQHGFDRSAPEPLQLWAPRTVLGYDEVARGYGRLHVTCSEDPAHGRCPQADTGQGPVGPATLRMDFLEQRSGQRITVGLIGALERIEWERTCSDDYWDKAVFPLWTSANRDCHIAPAGTAATLRLDSADIVQLVAGRWHGELHLDLRHAGGALIGRVVFVLAITVTDHARATLHLPAFGASNGRVQLPLDYRPHPLPGSIGGSATLDLCLYDGTGAHSPRLLLGAYDSGPVQSEHFSIWHDSGGSTELGRIDYQLRLRHGGRELALGNRAEVALDGLDSAPLRAVTLPGLPYPVYCVPMVMTLHVPRVPAASKRHGHYQGALVLRMRLPTRRP; this is encoded by the coding sequence ATGAGCGGGCGCGCCGGAGTGCTGTTGCTGATGTTGCTGCTGCCTGCGTGGGCACTGGCCCAGCGCCCACCGGTCACCGTGCCGCCCGGTGGCATCACTACGGTCAGCCTGCAGCACGGCTTCGACCGGTCAGCACCGGAGCCGCTGCAGTTATGGGCACCGCGCACCGTGCTCGGCTATGACGAAGTCGCGCGCGGCTACGGCCGTTTGCATGTGACCTGCAGTGAAGATCCCGCACATGGGCGTTGCCCGCAGGCCGATACCGGACAGGGGCCGGTCGGCCCGGCCACGCTGCGCATGGACTTCCTCGAACAACGCAGTGGGCAGCGCATCACAGTGGGACTCATCGGCGCGCTGGAGCGGATCGAATGGGAGCGGACCTGCAGCGACGATTACTGGGACAAAGCGGTGTTTCCGCTGTGGACGTCCGCGAACCGCGACTGTCACATCGCACCGGCCGGCACGGCGGCAACGCTGCGCCTGGACAGCGCAGACATCGTCCAGCTGGTGGCCGGGCGCTGGCACGGCGAGCTGCATCTGGACCTGCGCCATGCGGGCGGGGCGCTGATCGGACGCGTGGTGTTCGTGCTGGCGATCACCGTCACCGATCATGCGCGGGCCACCCTGCACCTGCCCGCGTTCGGGGCGTCCAACGGGCGGGTGCAGCTGCCGCTCGACTATCGGCCGCACCCGTTGCCGGGCAGCATCGGTGGCAGTGCCACGCTGGATCTGTGCCTGTATGACGGCACCGGCGCGCACAGCCCGCGGCTGCTGCTGGGTGCCTACGACAGCGGACCGGTGCAATCGGAGCACTTCTCCATCTGGCACGACAGTGGCGGCAGCACGGAGCTGGGCCGCATCGATTACCAGCTGCGACTTCGTCATGGCGGGCGCGAGCTGGCCCTGGGCAACCGCGCAGAGGTGGCACTGGACGGCCTGGACAGCGCGCCGCTGCGGGCGGTGACCCTGCCGGGCCTGCCGTACCCGGTGTACTGCGTGCCGATGGTGATGACCCTGCATGTGCCGCGCGTGCCGGCAGCCAGCAAGCGCCATGGCCACTACCAGGGAGCCCTGGTGCTGCGCATGCGCCTGCCCACCCGACGACCCTGA